In the genome of Oncorhynchus nerka isolate Pitt River linkage group LG27, Oner_Uvic_2.0, whole genome shotgun sequence, the window tagacctagttacaacccattaatatctatatcagtataatagacctagttacaacccattaatatctatatcagtagaatagacctagttacaaccaccaatatatatatcagtagattagacctagttacaacccatatATATCCATTAATACATGAATTGAATCATATTAACCACTCTTTCACAGGATGTTTGAAATTTTAACGGCTTtacaaaatataaaatattaaATAGGTTACTGAATAGTTACATGTCAAGTATATTTTACAGTTATTGAAAAATAAACAATTAGTATATCCTAGACCTAGTACATTACATTGAACCTCCTCTATACCAATCTCAGATAGGATATTAACCTAGTACATTACATTGAACCTAATCCATACCAATCTCAGATAGGATATTAACCTAGTACATTACATTGAACCTAATCCATACCAATCTCAGATAGCATATTAACCTAGTACATTACATTGAACCTCCTCTATACCAATCTCAGATAGGATATTAACCTAGTACATTACATTGAACCTAATCCATACCAATCTCAGATAGGGTATTGACATGCATGACAAGGTTTGCGTCActaatggcaacctattccctttatagttcaCCAACAAGGGGTTGGAGTGTTAGGGGGTGATGGTGGTTGATGACATCATTGTGGTCTGCTCTCAATCTTGGTCACATGACTCTGGACCCAGGCTTCAGAAGGGTCAACACAAAATGTCTTCCCTTTCTTTGTGGTGAAACTGCAACAGATACACAACACATTGTCTCTCAGAACATCCAGTCTGTAATATGAACGGCTCCGTCTTGTCTTGTACAGTGTAGCCTGGatgtagcctggttccaggtgtGTTTGTGCTATCATACCAACTCCTTGTCACTCCTGGTCGTGTTTGGCATGACAAGGAGTTGACGTGAagtcacaaacagatctgggaccaggctagcccaGATGTTTACAGTTTACAGTAGACTATGCTTACTTACATCAGTGCTTTGCGAGGGCAGCTACTGGAGGTTGTTCTGAGAGAAACCACTTGTTGAAGAGGGATCCTCGCGCTGAATTTCATACAGCAGTCAGTTGACGTTTCCAACGCGATGACACCTGCAAACAAATGATCATAAACCACAGTTAACATAAAGATCACCAGGTGTGTCTCCAACAGTGTATTACACAGcattgctacacacacacacacacacacacacacacacacacacacacacacacacacacacacacacacacacacacacacacacacacacacacacacacacacacacacacacacacacacacacacacacacacgtaccctgTGCAGACGTCATATGCAGGGAGCAGAGCAGTCCCAGGAGGAGTAGAGCAGTCAGGGTCTTCATGGTTCAGAGATGGTTGAGATGCTGAAGATTGTATTGTCTGAGATGTTCTCTGATGTTGTGGTCTCTGATGTTGTGGTCTCTGATGTTCTGGTCTCTGATGTTCTATTCTCTgatgttgttgtctctgatgtTGTGGTCTCTGATGTTGTGGTCTCTGATGTTCTGGTCTCTGATGCTCTGGTCTCTGATGTTCTGGTCTCTGATGTTCTGGTCTCTGATGTTCTGGTCTCTGATGTTCTGGTCTCTTATGCTCTGGTctctgatgctctggtctggttctGTGTCAGAAGTCTAGCTGATGCTCTGGTTCTATGTCTGAGGTCTGGTTCCTCTTCCTCAATtctctgtaactctgtttccTCCAGGATGTTCAGCAGCGCTGCTATTTTCTGAAATACTCAGAATACATTTACTGGAGAATTGCATATCAATGGAAGGATATTAAAGTGGACTATATACTATATGATACATTACATCAAATACAAGAACAATTAAGATTAAATTAAGTTCTCTACATCATAACCAACTAGTTTGTAAGTCATTCGTGAAATCAACTATGTGTCTTTCAACATTTAATTGCAGATTTTAGGATGTGTGTATTTTGATTTAAAACCTGTAGCATACTGTTCATCTTTACATCATAGTGAAATTAAATCATAGAGTCTTTTTATATCAATTCATCTCAGATGTAGTGGGGTGTGGTTTGTGTCTTCCCTCAGTTGGGAAGGTTGGTGGTTTGATCCCTGGTCGAGTCATAACAAAAACATTCTACAGTTGCTATATCCATTATTGGACTAATAAATTAATGATATACacgcattgattcttgaagaatataacttataaatgcttcTTGAGTTTAGTTGAACTGTCATAC includes:
- the LOC135565425 gene encoding C-C motif chemokine 13-like; this encodes MKTLTALLLLGLLCSLHMTSAQGVIALETSTDCCMKFSARIPLQQVVSLRTTSSSCPRKALIFTTKKGKTFCVDPSEAWVQSHVTKIESRPQ